A genomic region of Dickeya solani IPO 2222 contains the following coding sequences:
- a CDS encoding NAD(P)-dependent alcohol dehydrogenase has protein sequence MNVLGFAAQSAVSPLEKFAFTRRAPQADDVVIDILYCGVCHTDLHLARNHGGFSTYPIVPGHEIIGRVRQVGHQVTRFRVGDRVGVGCMVDSCQHCEPCQQGWEQDCIEGATFTYNSTDRHDGSVTYGGYSDSIVVRDKFVLSLPDSLDPAGAAPLLCAGITTWSPLRRWNVGKASKVAVIGLGGLGHMALKLAKALGADVTLFTRSAGKEEDAFRLGADHVVLSSEPEQMKAVAGRFDVIIDTVPYDHDINPYMPTLTLEGVLVLVGYMAPLSTPVNAGLLVRGRRAVSGSFIGGVPETQQMLDFCGEHGIVSDVEIIPIQNINDAYERMLKSDVKYRFVIDMASLKA, from the coding sequence ATGAATGTATTAGGTTTTGCCGCACAATCGGCTGTCAGCCCGCTCGAAAAATTCGCCTTCACGCGACGCGCTCCGCAAGCGGATGATGTGGTTATTGATATTCTGTATTGCGGCGTCTGCCACACCGACCTGCACCTTGCCCGCAATCATGGCGGATTCTCGACCTATCCCATCGTGCCTGGACACGAAATTATCGGTCGGGTGCGGCAGGTCGGTCATCAGGTCACCCGTTTCCGCGTGGGCGATAGGGTCGGCGTCGGCTGCATGGTCGATTCCTGTCAGCACTGCGAGCCCTGCCAGCAGGGCTGGGAGCAGGACTGTATTGAAGGCGCCACATTCACCTACAACAGTACCGACAGGCATGATGGCAGCGTGACCTATGGCGGCTATTCTGATTCCATCGTGGTTCGCGACAAATTCGTTCTGTCTCTGCCTGATAGCCTCGACCCAGCCGGCGCCGCGCCGCTCCTGTGCGCAGGTATCACCACCTGGTCGCCTTTGCGCCGCTGGAACGTAGGCAAAGCCAGCAAGGTTGCGGTGATCGGTCTCGGCGGGCTGGGACATATGGCGTTGAAACTGGCCAAAGCGCTGGGTGCCGATGTCACGCTGTTCACACGATCCGCCGGCAAGGAGGAAGATGCCTTCCGCCTTGGCGCCGATCATGTCGTGCTATCGAGTGAGCCGGAGCAGATGAAGGCTGTCGCGGGCCGTTTCGACGTCATCATCGACACGGTTCCCTACGACCACGATATCAATCCTTACATGCCGACCCTGACGCTGGAAGGCGTACTGGTGCTCGTGGGTTACATGGCGCCCCTGAGTACCCCTGTGAACGCCGGCTTATTGGTGCGGGGCCGTCGCGCGGTATCGGGGTCGTTCATTGGCGGGGTGCCGGAAACCCAGCAAATGCTCGATTTCTGCGGCGAGCACGGCATTGTCTCCGATGTCGAAATCATCCCCATCCAGAACATTAACGACGCTTATGAGCGCATGTTGAAGAGCGACGTCAAGTATCGCTTTGTCATCGACATGGCGTCGCTCAAAGCATGA
- a CDS encoding type 1 glutamine amidotransferase domain-containing protein, protein MSGTIKPILCVVTSHPIRGDSGEPTGFALVELTHPLDVFEKAGIPVEIASIRGGHPPIDFFDLSDPVNARFWQDTAFRDALAHSLVLGELDPSRYSAVFFAGGHGTMWDFADSPAVQTIIRDIWEAGGIVSAVCHGPAALVNATLSDGTYLVAGKNVAAFTDDEEAAVGYSAVVPYLLASTLKQRGALHQPAPDWAENVVTDGRLVTGQNPASAHGVGVAVVNQLKATV, encoded by the coding sequence ATGAGCGGTACTATCAAACCCATTCTTTGCGTTGTGACCAGCCACCCAATCCGGGGCGACAGCGGTGAACCCACCGGATTTGCGCTGGTTGAGCTGACTCATCCGCTTGACGTGTTCGAAAAAGCCGGTATTCCGGTGGAGATCGCCTCAATCCGCGGCGGCCACCCGCCGATTGACTTCTTCGACCTTTCCGATCCGGTTAATGCTCGCTTCTGGCAAGACACGGCCTTTCGTGACGCGCTGGCGCACTCACTGGTGCTTGGCGAGCTGGACCCGTCCCGCTATTCAGCGGTCTTCTTTGCCGGTGGTCATGGCACGATGTGGGATTTTGCCGACAGCCCGGCCGTACAAACCATCATTCGGGACATCTGGGAAGCCGGCGGTATCGTTTCTGCCGTCTGCCACGGCCCCGCTGCTCTGGTGAACGCCACACTGTCAGACGGCACCTACCTCGTTGCGGGCAAGAACGTCGCCGCCTTTACGGACGATGAAGAAGCCGCGGTCGGGTACAGCGCGGTGGTGCCTTATCTGCTGGCGAGCACCCTTAAACAGCGCGGCGCGCTGCATCAGCCCGCGCCAGACTGGGCCGAAAACGTGGTAACGGATGGTCGGCTGGTAACCGGTCAAAATCCGGCATCGGCGCATGGCGTCGGCGTGGCGGTCGTCAACCAGCTCAAGGCAACAGTTTGA
- a CDS encoding aldo/keto reductase, with the protein MITRKLGQGLEVSALSLGAMGYGKARELPDRAEMIALIRTAVDYGMDFFDTAEVYGPWTNEDMVGEALAPIRDKVKIATKFGWDIDQATGEHRGGVNSKPAQIRRAIEGSLRRLRTDYIDLYYQHRVDPEVPMEDVAGTVQDLIAEGKVRWFGMSEASALSIRRAHAVQPLAALQSEYSLWTREPEAEIIPTLEELGIGLVPYSPLGKGFLTGKIDVNTTFDVSDIRSETPRFAEEARIANQKLIDLIRKIGERRGATPAQVALAWLMAQKPWIVPLFGTRKLERFEENIGALNLTLDKADLDEIQQANIVIQGARYPEAILRRSGL; encoded by the coding sequence ATGATCACACGTAAACTCGGTCAGGGGCTTGAGGTATCGGCCCTGTCGCTCGGTGCTATGGGGTATGGCAAGGCGCGGGAACTCCCTGACCGGGCGGAGATGATTGCGCTCATCCGCACCGCGGTCGACTACGGTATGGACTTCTTCGACACCGCAGAGGTCTACGGTCCCTGGACTAACGAGGACATGGTGGGCGAGGCGCTCGCACCGATACGCGATAAGGTCAAGATTGCGACGAAGTTTGGCTGGGACATCGATCAGGCGACCGGCGAGCACCGGGGCGGGGTCAACAGCAAACCAGCGCAGATCCGCCGCGCCATTGAGGGCAGCCTCCGGCGCCTGCGGACCGACTATATCGACTTGTACTACCAGCACCGGGTCGATCCCGAGGTGCCGATGGAAGACGTGGCAGGGACAGTGCAAGACCTGATTGCCGAGGGCAAGGTCCGATGGTTCGGCATGTCCGAGGCCAGCGCGTTGTCGATCCGCCGGGCGCATGCGGTGCAGCCGCTGGCGGCGTTGCAAAGCGAATATTCGCTGTGGACCCGTGAACCCGAGGCGGAAATCATCCCGACGCTTGAGGAGCTTGGCATCGGGCTGGTGCCCTACAGCCCGCTTGGAAAAGGCTTTCTGACCGGCAAAATCGACGTCAACACGACGTTTGATGTGTCCGATATCCGCTCGGAAACCCCCCGCTTTGCTGAAGAGGCGCGGATTGCCAACCAGAAGTTGATCGACCTCATCCGCAAGATTGGGGAGCGGCGGGGGGCGACGCCGGCTCAGGTTGCTCTGGCCTGGCTGATGGCCCAAAAACCCTGGATCGTTCCGCTGTTCGGTACGCGCAAACTCGAACGCTTCGAAGAGAACATCGGCGCGTTGAACCTGACGCTCGACAAGGCAGACCTTGATGAGATCCAGCAAGCCAACATCGTTATTCAGGGCGCCCGCTATCCGGAGGCCATCCTGCGCCGCTCCGGGCTGTAG
- a CDS encoding carboxymuconolactone decarboxylase family protein, producing MKRIVLAAAVSLVLSEPALAKERTGGTNMPESVSSLSISDIQSVSPALARYAREDVLADLWQRPLLSPRDRSIVTVATLIARNQPAELRHYVGVALDNGVTPAEISEIITHLAFYAGWPNAMSAIAVTKDVFAARGVTAGQLPPASPPLLPLNEEAEQLRATTVENSIGTVSPGLVKFTTDPLFLDLWLRPGLAARDRSLVTVTSLIASGQSAQITYHLNRAMDNGLTAEAAGEVVAHAAFYAGWPNAFSASAVVADVLRSRAK from the coding sequence ATGAAACGTATCGTATTGGCCGCAGCGGTCTCGCTCGTGCTGAGTGAGCCCGCGTTGGCGAAAGAGAGAACAGGAGGCACCAACATGCCAGAAAGCGTATCGTCATTGTCGATTAGCGACATTCAATCCGTATCCCCGGCGCTTGCCCGCTACGCCCGCGAGGACGTGCTGGCGGACCTGTGGCAAAGACCACTGTTGTCGCCGCGCGACCGCAGTATTGTTACCGTCGCCACCCTGATTGCCCGCAACCAACCCGCCGAGCTCCGGCACTATGTTGGCGTGGCGCTCGATAACGGTGTGACCCCGGCCGAGATTTCCGAAATCATCACTCACCTGGCTTTCTACGCCGGCTGGCCGAATGCGATGTCTGCGATTGCCGTCACTAAGGATGTTTTCGCGGCGCGAGGCGTCACCGCCGGGCAGCTTCCCCCGGCGTCACCGCCGTTGCTGCCGCTCAATGAAGAGGCGGAGCAACTACGCGCTACCACCGTCGAGAACAGCATCGGCACCGTCTCACCGGGATTGGTGAAATTCACGACCGATCCGCTGTTTCTCGATCTGTGGCTGCGGCCGGGGCTTGCCGCGCGGGATCGCAGTCTGGTGACCGTCACGTCGCTGATCGCATCGGGGCAGAGCGCACAGATCACCTACCATCTCAACCGCGCCATGGATAATGGTCTGACCGCTGAAGCGGCGGGGGAAGTCGTCGCACATGCGGCTTTCTATGCCGGCTGGCCGAATGCGTTTTCTGCATCGGCGGTGGTTGCAGACGTGCTGCGTAGTCGAGCGAAATAG
- a CDS encoding amidohydrolase family protein, giving the protein MKLVAIEEHVLPGDIKHAWTTITGADDGTLALNPAVIDERLADLGEQRLALMDETGVDVQVLSLTTPGLNNLGEHGVELARRANDLLANTVRANPSRFQFLAALPFANAETAASELRRAVTALGARGAILYGRVGDKHLDDELFEPTFACAAELNVPVLIHPQIPQPSVQKAYYTGFSPSVDLAFATFGLGWHYEAGIEFVRMVLGGVFDRHPNLQVILGHWGEVVIFYLERLTMLDRVSKRQKPFLDYVRNNLYLTASGMFSADYLQRAIDAVGPDRILFSTDYPYQYRPGGDARRFLNELALEPADKAGLAHQNWERLCARRRGGNEPTDLVR; this is encoded by the coding sequence ATGAAACTCGTGGCGATTGAAGAGCATGTTCTGCCGGGCGACATCAAACACGCCTGGACGACGATAACCGGTGCGGATGATGGGACTCTGGCCCTCAATCCCGCGGTCATCGATGAACGCCTCGCCGACCTCGGCGAGCAGCGGCTGGCATTGATGGACGAGACGGGCGTCGACGTACAGGTCTTGTCGCTAACCACGCCGGGCCTGAACAATCTCGGGGAGCACGGCGTCGAGCTGGCCCGGCGTGCCAATGACCTGCTGGCGAACACCGTTCGCGCCAACCCGAGCCGTTTCCAGTTTCTTGCCGCGCTGCCTTTTGCCAATGCTGAGACGGCGGCGAGCGAATTGCGCCGCGCTGTCACCGCACTGGGCGCCAGAGGCGCCATTCTGTACGGCCGGGTCGGGGATAAGCATCTGGATGATGAACTGTTCGAACCGACGTTTGCCTGCGCGGCCGAACTCAACGTCCCTGTGCTGATCCATCCGCAGATTCCGCAACCGTCGGTGCAAAAAGCCTACTACACCGGGTTTTCCCCGTCGGTTGATCTGGCTTTCGCTACCTTTGGTCTGGGCTGGCATTATGAAGCCGGCATTGAGTTTGTCCGGATGGTATTGGGCGGCGTGTTTGATCGCCACCCCAACCTTCAGGTCATTCTGGGGCACTGGGGGGAGGTGGTCATCTTCTACCTGGAGCGCCTGACCATGCTGGATCGGGTGTCGAAACGGCAGAAGCCATTCCTTGACTATGTCCGTAACAACCTCTATCTGACCGCCAGCGGCATGTTCAGTGCGGACTACCTGCAACGCGCGATCGACGCTGTGGGCCCGGACCGCATTCTGTTCTCGACCGATTATCCCTACCAGTATCGGCCGGGAGGCGATGCGAGACGTTTCCTGAACGAACTGGCGTTGGAGCCGGCGGACAAAGCCGGGCTTGCTCATCAGAACTGGGAACGGCTTTGTGCCCGGCGGCGGGGTGGGAATGAACCGACGGATTTGGTGCGTTAA
- a CDS encoding putative quinol monooxygenase: MKTRFYNVMALTMIIPSICFSYVYAAPLLRIFELGLKPGKQDEFNQAGVANLTASINSEAGTLAMYAASPQNNPDIAYLFEVYADDNAYKAHIAGIPYKTYLMKAPELLTEHRKLTETEAQFFAEKPSAIRVATYAETPVIRFSEFTVKAEYNSEFHQKFFDLMTSTIKTENGALAMYAATVKGFPEQWRVVEIYENNAAYALHRQTHHFHYYRDMTKNMVQEEKTTELKNRILVNKGGLYFNATQTTVQH; encoded by the coding sequence ATGAAAACGCGTTTTTATAACGTCATGGCCCTCACGATGATAATACCGTCAATATGTTTCTCCTATGTTTATGCCGCCCCTCTTCTGCGTATATTTGAGTTGGGCTTAAAACCGGGAAAGCAGGATGAATTTAACCAGGCTGGTGTTGCCAACCTGACCGCGTCCATTAATTCAGAAGCGGGTACACTGGCCATGTACGCGGCGAGCCCGCAAAACAACCCGGATATCGCCTATCTGTTTGAGGTTTACGCTGACGATAATGCCTATAAAGCACATATTGCGGGAATACCCTATAAAACTTACCTGATGAAAGCCCCGGAACTGCTGACTGAGCACCGGAAACTGACAGAAACTGAAGCCCAGTTTTTTGCCGAAAAACCGTCTGCGATAAGGGTGGCGACGTATGCAGAAACGCCCGTCATACGCTTTAGCGAATTTACCGTCAAAGCGGAATACAATAGTGAATTTCACCAGAAGTTTTTTGATTTAATGACATCAACCATCAAAACGGAAAACGGTGCGCTGGCAATGTATGCGGCAACGGTAAAAGGATTTCCTGAGCAATGGCGCGTTGTCGAGATATATGAAAACAATGCTGCCTACGCGCTTCATCGTCAAACGCATCATTTTCACTACTACAGAGACATGACGAAAAATATGGTGCAGGAAGAAAAAACAACCGAATTAAAAAATCGTATTCTGGTGAACAAAGGCGGTTTATATTTTAATGCAACCCAAACAACCGTTCAGCATTAA
- a CDS encoding helix-turn-helix domain-containing protein, translated as MKKEIIDDLITWINSDLTRPLKIKDVARKAGYSKWHLQRVFYNITNQKLGNYIRERRLAQAANDLKCTDDRIIDISMKYGYDSQQSFSRVFVRRYQITPLSYRRMGRTANNQCINAHNV; from the coding sequence ATGAAAAAAGAAATCATTGATGACTTAATTACATGGATAAATTCTGATTTGACACGCCCACTCAAAATCAAGGATGTAGCACGTAAAGCCGGATATTCGAAATGGCATTTACAGCGAGTTTTTTACAATATAACAAACCAGAAATTGGGGAATTATATTCGTGAGCGTCGTCTGGCGCAGGCGGCGAACGATCTCAAATGCACAGACGACAGAATCATCGATATCTCGATGAAATATGGCTATGACTCGCAACAATCCTTTTCCCGGGTTTTTGTCAGGAGATACCAAATAACCCCGTTGAGTTACCGAAGAATGGGGCGGACTGCGAATAATCAATGTATTAACGCCCATAACGTTTAA